A single window of Mycolicibacterium aurum DNA harbors:
- a CDS encoding SRPBCC family protein, protein MADKTAQTIYIDADPSTVMDVIADIGSYPDWVAEYKETEVLEADDDGYPKVARLLLDAAVLKDHMVLAYEWPADRNSVTWSLVSSNLLKSLDGAYRLAPKGSGTDVTYELSVDLVIPMIGLLKRKAERRLTDTALKDLKKRVEAD, encoded by the coding sequence GTGGCAGACAAGACGGCACAGACCATTTACATCGACGCCGATCCTTCGACGGTGATGGACGTCATCGCCGATATCGGCTCCTACCCCGACTGGGTCGCCGAGTACAAGGAGACCGAGGTTCTCGAAGCGGACGACGACGGCTACCCGAAGGTGGCGCGACTGCTTCTGGACGCGGCGGTGCTCAAGGACCACATGGTGCTCGCCTACGAGTGGCCTGCGGACCGGAACTCGGTGACGTGGTCGCTGGTCTCGAGCAACCTGCTGAAGTCTCTCGACGGCGCATATCGACTGGCGCCGAAGGGATCTGGCACCGATGTCACCTACGAGCTGTCCGTCGACCTGGTCATCCCGATGATCGGTCTGCTCAAGCGCAAGGCCGAGCGCAGGTTGACCGACACCGCCTTGAAGGACCTGAAGAAACGAGTCGAGGCTGATTGA